A window of the Hordeum vulgare subsp. vulgare chromosome 5H, MorexV3_pseudomolecules_assembly, whole genome shotgun sequence genome harbors these coding sequences:
- the LOC123395671 gene encoding ubiquitin-like protein 5, giving the protein MIEVVLNDRLGKKVRVKCNEDDTIGDLKKLVAAQTGTRPEKIRIQKWYTIYKDHITLGDYEIHDGMGLELYYN; this is encoded by the coding sequence ATGATCGAGGTGGTGCTGAACGACAGGCTGGGGAAGAAGGTGCGGGTGAAGTGCAACGAGGACGACACCATCGGCGACCTGAAGAAGCTCGTCGCGGCGCAGACGGGGACCAGGCCCGAGAAGATCCGCATCCAGAAGTGGTACACCATCTACAAGGACCACATCACCCTCGGCGACTACGAGATCCACGACGGCATGGGCCTCGAGCTCTACTACAACTAG